A genomic region of Anas platyrhynchos isolate ZD024472 breed Pekin duck chromosome 9, IASCAAS_PekinDuck_T2T, whole genome shotgun sequence contains the following coding sequences:
- the POLR2D gene encoding DNA-directed RNA polymerase II subunit RPB4 yields the protein MAAGGADPRTADVEEDASQLVFPKEFETAETLLNSEVHMLLEHRKQQNESAEDEQELSEVFMKTLNYTARFSRFKNRETIASVRSLLLQKKLHKFELACLANLCPETAEEAKALIPSLEGRFEDEELQQILDDIQTKRSFQY from the exons atggcggcgggcggcgccgACCCGCGCACGGCCGATGTGGAGGAGGACGCCTCGCAGCTCGTCTTCCCCAAGG AATTTGAAACTGCGGAAACTCTTCTAAATTCAGAAGTGCACATGCTTCTTGAGCATCGTAAGCAACAGAATGAGAGTGCAGAAGATGAGCAGGAGCTTTCTGAAGTCTTCATGAAAACTTTGAATTACACAGCGCGTTTCAGCCGCTTCAAAAACCGTGAAACCATTGCCAGTGTTCGTAG TTTGCTACTCCAGAAAAAGCTCCATAAATTTGAACTGGCGTGTTTGGCTAACTTGTGTCCTGAGACAGCTGAGGAGGCCAAAGCTTTGATTCCTAG CCTGGAGGGCCGATTTGAAGATGAGGAATTACAGCAGATTCTTGACGACATTCAGACTAAACGCAGCTTCCAGTACTAA